tttttatcttcaattaatgaattaaaatcaCCAGCCCTATTTAATACACATTCTCATTGAGATTGTTTTTATATTAATGTTTACGCCTCAGAGTCAATAGTCAATTTTGTGAGATATTTTCCATTATATTTATGATATATAATGTttcaaaatattataaaacaataaatggGACCATGGCAGGCacaatattataaataaaagattaatattttctgttttaacCATCAATAAATGttggcaacacaacacaaccagctcctgcttttcatttgaaatatctaaaacaattaaaaaaaaaaaaaaagcgagatgtaaataaagtacattgactataattatttttaatgaaacaatTTGACTGAATTTACCGTCAGTTTTGTCTAGATAGTGAAAATGATCTAGTCTAAGTGATGGATGTGTAGCTCTCTGTTTCCAAACCCTCTTGTGTTCGGCTTCCTTCGCCCACCGTCTGACGTTGCTTCATTCCTCTGCAGGACCTGCTGCACTGCAGAGTACTGACAAGTGGGATCTTGGAGACCAAatttcaaatcaacaaagtCGATTTCCAGTGAGTGACCAAGACGCTTGTTTCTCTTCATACCAGAGGAAATTGTACAATAAAAGAGTTTGAACCTTGAAGATACAGATTCCAGATGTTTAGCTGCTGATCCAAATTGACGTTTTCAGAGAAATACCTCAAAGTTATGTCTCCCTCATCACCTGTGTTTAATATAGCTTGTTGTGACATTACAATTTTCAGgcttaaaatgacttttttctcaTAGTATGTTTGACGTCGGAGGCCAGAGGGACCAACGATGCAAATGGATTCAGTGTTTTAACAGTAAGAGTCTCAGCTTTATTGCCTTGACCGTTACTTCATTTTCTCATCTTGTGTGGTGTTACCCAACACAGACGTGACAGCCATCATCTTCGTGGTGGCGTGTAGCAGCTACAATATGGTGATCAGAGAAGACAATCAGACCAACAGACTACAAGAAGCGCTTAACCTCTTCAAGATCATTTGGAGTAACAGGTCAGAAGCGATGGTGATGTCTCACCAGTATCAGCTGACGCACACACTGCAGTTTGCTTCTGACTTGCTCACTGGCTCACTTCCCTTCACAGGTGGCTACAGAGAATATCGGTTATCCTCTTCCTGAATAAAAAAGACCTCCTGGCTGAGCAGGTTCTGGCTGGGAAGTCGAAAATTGAGGACTATTTTCCAGAGTTTTCACGTTACACAACGCCTGAAAATGGTAAGACGCCATCATCACTGTATATTCGCTGAAATACAGCATGTTGTTACCGAGTACACCTTTTGAGAATGTGCTACTTTAGTAGTGTACTCCATTATGACCACCTACATCTAGACTTTAGATACTCTCGAAACTGAACTGGGATGCAAGTTGGGTTTTATCAGATGAGGCTTCGTTATTACTGTTTTACTAATTTTTACTATTTGTTTGGTTGGTTGACTTGCTGGTGCTTTTCACCGCTGCTTAACGTGCCTAAAAAAAGCACACAGAAAAGCTGACTTCACTCAACAAAGCATTCAATCCAAAACACAATCGATTTGTGTGAGACTGCTGTGACAATATTTGCTGTTGTTCATAGTTGAGCAAGTTGGCCTGCACTCGTCTGGTCTAGAAGGCTGATCCCAGGGACCtgggttgaagtgtttttacccTGATCATACGTTGTTTTTGAGTCATGTAACTTGTATTGattttataattttttgtttttttggagttaCATTGCAACAAGAGCTGCTCGGTGCTTTTATAGTCAACCAGATAGACAACTTTCTAAGTCCCTCTGAGGAATTTCCCTCGCCAAGAGTCCACACTATGTGATGCCGCTGGAACTTTCTCTGAGCAGCTTCACTGGCTCAGATAAGAGAACCTTTTAAAGAGTCTCCCCAAAGTGCTTCCTATATCATCTCTAATAATGAGGCGGCGCTCGTTGGTTGCCGGTTTGATCTCCAGCGATCTTTGCGCCGGAGTGTTCCTGAGTAAGAGCAagactcctcctgcttctgaTAGGAATGGGTGAGTTAGTGTGAAGCTCCGGATGCTGGGAAAGTTAGAATTGTTTTTACACCATTCAGCATTTTCTTCACTGTGTGCTGGACTCTGTGTGTCTGAGTTGTCAATATCATATTAAATATTGACCACAAACTTCAACTGACTTCAACTGTTGTCACTTTGTAATGTGTCGGCTACACAATGATCTCTTGTTGTTCAACAGCAACACCGGAGAAGAGCGAGGATCCACGTGTCACAAGAGCAAAGTACTTTATTCGAGATAAGTTTCTGGTATGTCAAATTCCCTTATCAAAATCGATGATCGTGTCACAGCAGAGGTGCACTTGTGTTAGTTGAGTTTGTTGAGGGAGCTCCTTTTGGGAACCTCTAAGTCTACTTCCTCAGGGGTTATAGATTGGCACTGTtgtggaggaagaagtagaatattggaaaaaaatgcaagAAGAAGTTAGAAAAATACAGATTTCAGTGTGATCACATGTGATAAAAATGGTTTGAGTAAAGTGTTTTATCCTCATTTTTTATtatgtaatatatatgtattatattatcaattttatttcaatttttttataaatcaataaatgtatGAAGATTATCTATCCAAGTATTACTTAAATATAGGTACAAAAGAAAATGATAGCATAGAACATtgaccttgtttttttcattcattttgagtgAAAGATCAACGAAAGTTATTACTCCagctaatgtaatgtaaatcaTGTGTGAAACGGATGGGCAaataaaggagaaaagaaaagtcaCTGCTAAAACCTTGGCAGTGTATATTTCACTCTGACTTTATGAGGGGACATTAATACAGACAAGGGCCACAGGTGGCCCTCAGGTCAGCTCTAAATTTTGTGTGTTGTGAACCTCCGGCACAAGGGTCAAATCCAGTATGTGGTCTTCAATAGCCTGGAATAACTAGCTTAAAATGACAGTGAAGAGTTCGGCATTGTCCCTTAATTTTGAACTATGAACTAGATTTCACAGCCAGCATGTCATTGTTTTTCACCTTGAGGATTTGTTTCCTTGAAGTTAAAAACGCATGTGTCCCCTGCAGAGGATCAGCACAGCCAGCGGGGAGGGCAAACATTCCTGCTACCCTCACTTCACCTGTGCAGTGGACACAGAAAACATCCGGCAAGTCTTCGACGACTGTCACGACATTATTCAGCGGGTGCACTTACGTCTGTATGTGATGTTGTGATGAGCGTGTCCACCGAGGCTCCTGTCGCTCTCTTTCAcagccctccctcctccctccatgaGGTGACTTAACATACTTTTGCCAAACAAAGTGGCTATCAGCTTTACTGCTTTGGAGGAAGCGCTTATCTACCACTCACTGATAGATACACACTTGCAGGTCCGCACACTCACACTATCGCTGATATCATATCACGACGATGCTGTCCACCTGGAGGACGGATGGGaggaaatgcaaaaaaagaatcacactaaaaaaaaagacactcaaTAAAATGCACCAAATCACATGAATTTCATGCACGccaaaaaaaatctaagctataaatatatatagatatttattgATATGGGTGTATATGAATATGTGTATATCTATGCATCATTTTTAGTTCTTATTCACCCTTTGTTGTGTCCTTGTGGGTGACCTGTCTCCGCACCACTAACCTTCATATAAACACCCATTCTGCCTCTGCTGCTATTCTAAAATAGAGAGAAGTTTTATTTAATAACAATACCTGCCGAAATGTCAGCAGTGAGACTGTTTCTCCCTGACACGTCCacctctctttgtctctcttttGTCTGAAACGCCCCcctctggtttgttttgttctacGGCTGGACTATTATTCTTGTACAGACtgtgaaatgtattattttgtaCAACTACATTGAAGAAACAAAATGACTTGGAGAAGATCCCTGTGCCTTGATCACGACTGTACGCGTAAAAAAGCAACGAAGAGCTAAGACGTTACTTATGTACCACTGCGCTGTGAAGCTGGACAGGTCTGTCCCACCTCGTCCTTGCTAGTTCAACCCCACCGCTAGGGTCGGGGGGGCTGGAGGAAGGGTCTTCAGAATGGGGCGGAATTGCTTactttccattttgttttttgttttgaattttctaTGGAAGCATACCTCTCCACCTTTAACGCTGTGTAGTGACAAACCCACACTAACATGACTTAatatatatcaaatatattTCAGATGTAGATCTGAACGTATATTTAAATGGACTGTACACTTCTATGTTTCCCTTGTGAGCTTTGCCCTGGTTTCCTTTGTCAGGAACATCTGGAGGCACCTCTGGTTACACTGGGGAGGTTTACGAGAGGGAAATATCCAATTGCAAAACTGCTTGTTTCTACATTAAACCAAATTCTTTTTAGCTTAAACAATAAGAAACAACTGCATCCGTGTCTGGCTCATTATTCCACCTGTCGaatgttgttttggtttcactTAGTCTGATATGTGTACAGTGGTAGGTGCCTTTTGCCAGGGACCTACATAATGAGCCCATGATGATTGTGGGAGCTACGTCCTAGATCAATTTCCGAAAGGGCCACTATGggaactgtgactgttgtgaggtgctatcatgccaaaaaaaaaaaaaaaaaaaagacgctgATGACTACAAAAACAATACAGTACAAGGACAAAATGGACATAAATGATTCCATAAGTAAGTAAAGCTATTAAGAATTGTAAATACATCATGTAaccaaaaaaagttaaattataTATGCATTTTACTTGAAtagaaatcaaaataaaactatatGGATTGGACGTTTAAGATTGATGAAACGGcgatgtatttaaaaatatattttcaattttatttcaatgtattttgaggaagaagaaacaCGCATAAATGGAAactgaaatgggaaaaaaa
Above is a window of Synchiropus splendidus isolate RoL2022-P1 chromosome 6, RoL_Sspl_1.0, whole genome shotgun sequence DNA encoding:
- the LOC128760746 gene encoding guanine nucleotide-binding protein G(s) subunit alpha-like gives rise to the protein MGCFGNSKTEDQLIEEKAQREANKKIEKQLQKDKRIYRATHRLLLLGAGESGKSTIAKQMRILHNSFTAEEKKQKIHDIKNNIKEAIETIVAAMSTLIPPCQLAHPANKVRMEYILNSVHQKDFEFSQEFYDHTKQLWQDQGVQACWERSNEYQLIDCAQYFLDRIDVVRQSDYIPSDQDLLHCRVLTSGILETKFQINKVDFHMFDVGGQRDQRCKWIQCFNNVTAIIFVVACSSYNMVIREDNQTNRLQEALNLFKIIWSNRWLQRISVILFLNKKDLLAEQVLAGKSKIEDYFPEFSRYTTPENATPEKSEDPRVTRAKYFIRDKFLRISTASGEGKHSCYPHFTCAVDTENIRQVFDDCHDIIQRVHLRLYVML